One window of Acidobacteriota bacterium genomic DNA carries:
- a CDS encoding VTT domain-containing protein, translated as MTRLIAWAQAFAMSVGGPGLFLIAAADASFVSLPEVNDILIVWMVTRTPSMLLYYVAMATAGSVVGCLAVYYLGRKGGEALLRRRFKTARVERALAAFRRYGLAAVIVPSMLPPPVPLKLFVLSAGVAGMTVRQLASSIAIGRGLRYLIEGVLAYYYGEAALGYLRTHGREVGLIAGAVAAAILALYYWSNRQRAAGEV; from the coding sequence TCCTCATTGCTGCCGCCGACGCGTCGTTTGTCTCGCTGCCAGAGGTCAACGACATCCTGATTGTCTGGATGGTGACGCGAACGCCCTCGATGCTGCTGTACTACGTCGCGATGGCCACGGCAGGTTCCGTGGTCGGATGCCTCGCCGTGTACTATCTCGGTCGCAAAGGGGGCGAGGCGCTGTTGCGACGCCGTTTCAAGACGGCCAGGGTCGAGCGAGCGCTTGCGGCGTTCAGACGCTATGGGCTGGCGGCGGTCATCGTGCCATCGATGTTGCCGCCACCGGTGCCTCTGAAGTTGTTCGTGCTGTCGGCGGGCGTGGCCGGCATGACTGTGCGCCAACTGGCGAGTTCAATCGCGATCGGCCGTGGACTCCGATACCTGATCGAGGGCGTTCTGGCGTACTACTACGGCGAGGCGGCGTTGGGTTATCTGCGCACACATGGGCGTGAGGTCGGTCTCATTGCCGGCGCAGTTGCTGCCGCGATCCTCGCGCTCTACTACTGGTCGAATCGGCAGCGGGCAGCGGGCGAGGTATAA